One part of the Pannonibacter sp. XCT-53 genome encodes these proteins:
- a CDS encoding Lrp/AsnC ligand binding domain-containing protein: MTDNSPDLDRIDRKILGVLQTDGRITTTDLADKVGLSPTATADRMKRLIRDGYILRFTAELNPQKLNLSLLVFVEVKLDKTTADVFDAFAAAVSRSPEVLECHMVAGGFDYLVKSRVRDMTHYRQFLAEVILNLPGVRETHTYAVMEDVKDTHVLPI, encoded by the coding sequence ATGACCGACAATTCCCCGGATCTTGACCGGATCGACCGAAAGATCCTCGGCGTGCTGCAGACCGACGGTCGCATCACCACCACCGATCTGGCCGACAAGGTGGGGCTTTCGCCCACTGCCACCGCCGACCGGATGAAGCGCCTGATCCGCGACGGCTACATCCTGCGCTTCACGGCGGAGCTGAACCCGCAGAAGCTGAACCTGTCGCTGCTGGTCTTTGTCGAGGTGAAGCTGGACAAGACGACGGCGGACGTCTTCGACGCCTTCGCCGCCGCCGTTTCGCGGTCTCCGGAGGTGCTGGAATGCCATATGGTGGCCGGCGGCTTCGATTATCTGGTGAAGAGTAGGGTGCGGGACATGACGCATTACCGGCAGTTTCTCGCCGAGGTGATCCTCAACCTGCCCGGCGTGCGCGAAACCCACACCTATGCGGTGATGGAGGACGTGAAGGACACGCATGTGCTTCCCATCTGA